The following coding sequences lie in one Vanacampus margaritifer isolate UIUO_Vmar chromosome 16, RoL_Vmar_1.0, whole genome shotgun sequence genomic window:
- the mrpl22 gene encoding large ribosomal subunit protein uL22m, with translation MAATVARCGIASIRSIFGNFHPRLATVAVGPQQMSCLHTSTTLESKYWERKNKIVYPPQLPGEPRRPAEIHHARRQIKYSKDKMWYLAKMIKGMSIDEAMAQLEFNDKKGAKIMKEVLLEAQEMAVKNHNVEYKSNLYVAESHTGKGMYLKRIRYHGRGMFGIMDKVNCHYFVKLVEGSPPTIKEKTSLDQANDYVESLKRRTIIHSL, from the exons ATGGCCGCAACCGTGGCAAGATGCG GTATTGCGTCAATAAGGAGTATTTTTGGAAATTTTCATCCGAG GTTAGCGACAGTAGCCGTTGGTCCCCAGCAGATGTCTTGCCTCCACACCAGCACTACACTAGAATCAAAGTActgggagagaaaaaacaagATCGTTTATCCGCCTCAGCTGCCCGGCGAACCCCGCAGACCAGCC GAGATCCATCATGCAAGGAGACagattaaatacagcaaagacaAGATGTGGTACCTGGCTAAAATG ATTAAGGGGATGAGCATCGACGAGGCCATGGCACAGTTGGAGTTCAACGATAAAAAAGGGGCCAAGATCATGAAAGAA GTGCTCCTGGAAGCTCAGGAGATGGCGGTGAAGAATCACAATGTGGAGTACAAGTCCAACCTGTATGTAG CCGAGTCTCACACGGGAAAAGGCATGTACCTGAAGCGCATCCGCTATCACGGCAGAGGCATGTTTGGCATCATGGACAAAGTCAACTGCCATTACTTTGTCAAGCTGGTGGAGGGCTCGCCGCCCACCATCAAGGAGAAGACCAGCCTGGATCAGGCCAATGACTACGTGGAGAGCCTCAAGAGGAGGACCATCATACACAGCCTGTAG
- the cnot8 gene encoding CCR4-NOT transcription complex subunit 8, translating into MPAALTDASQIICEVWASNVDDEMKKIRQIIQSYNFIAMDTEFPGVVVRPIGEFRSTVDYQYQLLRCNVDLLKIIQLGLTFMNQDGDYPHGTTTWQFNFKFNLTEDMYSQDSIDLLQNSGLQFKKHEEEGIDTLYFAELLMTSGLVLCDNVKWLSFHSGYDFGYLVKLLTDARLPEEEHDFFQILNLFFPAIYDVKYLMKSCKNLKGGLQEVADQLELKRIGRQHQAGSDSLLTGMAFFRMKELFFEDNIDDAKYCGRLYGLGSGSTQPQNGISSSGQEESNNKH; encoded by the exons ATGCCGGCCGCACTCACGGACGCCAGCCAGATCATCTGTGAGGTCTGGGCCAGCAACGTGGATGACGAGATGAAGAAAATCCGACAGATCATCCAGAGCTACAACTTTATTGCCATG GACACGGAATTTCCCGGCGTGGTGGTGCGGCCAATCGGCGAGTTTCGCAGCACGGTGGACTACCAGTACCAGCTCCTGCGGTGCAACGTGGACCTGCTAAAGATCATCCAGCTTGGTCTCACATTCATGAACCAGGATGGCGACTACCCGCATGGCACCACCACCTGGCAGTTCAACTTCAAGTTCAACCTCAC CGAAGACATGTACTCTCAGGATTCGATCGACCTTCTGCAGAACTCGGGCCTGCAGTTCAAGAAGCACGAAGAGGAAGGCATCGACACGCTGTACTTTGCCGAGTTGCTCATGACGTCAGGCCTGGTGCTGTGCGACAACGTCAAGTGGCTCTCCTTCCACAG CGGGTACGACTTTGGTTACCTGGTGAAGCTGCTGACGGATGCCAGGCTGCCCGAGGAAGAGCACGACTTCTTCCAGATTCTCAACCTCTTCTTCCCCGCCATCTATGACGTCAAATATCTGATGAAGAGCTGCAAGAACCTCAAG GGCGGCTTACAAGAAGTAGCGGACCAGCTGGAGCTGAAGCGTATCGGACGGCAGCATCAGGCGGGTTCTGACTCGCTGCTCACGGGCATGGCCTTCTTCAGGATGAAAGAG CTGTTCTTCGAAGACAACATCGATGACGCCAAGTATTGCGGCCGCTTGTACGGCCTGGGCTCGGGTTCCACGCAGCCCCAGAACGGCATCTCCAGCTCGGGCCAGGAGGAGAGCAACAACAAGCACTGA
- the gemin5 gene encoding gem-associated protein 5 isoform X1: MHERLLPASPNWYCSRCCDVSSGGLLGFGAKNLIYLIDVSASTCSTQGVLVGHRGLVSGVSFCQDATQSHICASSSGDGAIFFWDTNTRSLLREHAAHQNAISALHWSPLDKNLVVSGDEKGIVECHWYNTGDTASFFPEARSIICLTCSPHSWSTVAVGYKDGMIVLIDVSKKGEVTHRLRGHDDDIHSLAWSPLVNEDTFPWRAESADASNGVSAGEEKVCYLASGSKDQTVRIWSTATGKGVTTMKLPFLKRRGSAVDPTLKERLWLNVHWPEGRPRQLVSSCFSGELVMWDLTRTGKQKWTLFGSSSEGQNHSRIVFNTATFTLPDGRELLISTSLDREVKCWDLVDLNCRWTLPTLGGFVYSLAVSPVATGCLALGVGDNMIRVWNTLSAQNQYDVRCFWQGIKSKVTALAWHPKREGTLSFGTDDGKVGIYEVFSNKPPQISSSYHKKTVYSLSWGPLLPPMSFGASEDKASHSLYSCAGEGVILQHDPSKLSGDACDIDKLIRQTNNIKHKLSPHTDLSWKPDGKVVAIGNEDGCIDVYKAPSLKLLCSVQQHHKVINVLRWHPEENAPPELHGLLASGSCNAIVYVHDLRQVIENPPESPLVLTEPYRRLCGHTAKITGLAWSPHHSARLASASYDGTAQVWDVQEEAALSNYRGHVGYMLSVEWSPVDPDVIWTGGKDFSIQEWRVSKQEFTKPPKGKKMVDLKEKAKQKKKSKKATEAAAPEVNGEHVTEVTMATNGQDASDEAEEEVRSISSPLPPPATQRKTAIKSNDKQEWTAVKKKKARSILPLSTSMDHRAKEDLLQDCLTLASITHAAVPPAGCIAGEGDHVHLGLFSDRAALQRMICVEEEAHVEGGHMESAVYLRLWSGDLEGALQLAAERGELSDQLVAMAPMAGYTVWHGAVERYVKQLCLQEQHVKAAAHLLSINKVYEAVQLLRSYKLYREAIALAKARLPAEDPVLKELYTNWAVTLEKDGHFSAAAKCYIAAGASFDAAKVIARKNDVTSLKTAARLASVAGEVALAQSLALRCAKDSAAALDWMAAQEVLASHQGLLVHSLHLSVAELLCASLVNVLPETRGVGHAWASPSEGEGEYEGGILKRARDIWAQHFGVSQVDADAGRSDLCALLVEFQNVECPAPTASLPVTQVLLCLSRHVARAVLSWLLDDSGVLAKELWLAGRWLLDASTDFQISAALFQILAAALAEVQCNLGEEAQAAAESLRAWAAYYSMYDLWWRRPGDDVISNGLHAEGSPEEETKTIGQLEFNVSSLLSDEHGACQAERRAVEELRERLAAMVVQHRRDMADNGEQPEAGQQPVEETFLSLTTKMAKHQTQLTDIPETIKLYPRPDVAECCLVLLHLDSSIPEPLQRDAKDLLRKYGTHPMLSKASQRFLS, from the exons ATGCACGAACGGCTCCTTCCGGCTTCTCCCAATTGGTACTGCTCCCGATGCTGTGACGTCAGCAGCGGCGGTTTGCTGGGCTTCGGAGCCAAAAACCTCATCTATTTGATTGACGTGTCTGCATCTACCTGTAGTACTCAAG GTGTTCTCGTGGGCCACAGAGGTTTGGTGTCGGGCGTTTCCTTCTGCCAGGATGCGACTCAGAGTCACATCTGTGCCAGTTCCTCCGGCGATGGTGCCATCTTCTTCTGGGACACCAACACTCGATCTCTCTTACGGGAGCATGCAGCTCATCAG AACGCCATCTCAGCCTTGCACTGGTCCCCGCTGGACAAGAACCTGGTGGTGTCGGGCGACGAGAAAGGCATCGTTGAGTGTCACTGGTACAACACGGGAGACACGGCAAGCTTCTTCCCCGAAGCAAGAAGCATCATCTGCCTCACCTGCTCCCCGCACAGCTGGAGCACTGTGGCGGTCGG ATACAAAGATGGCATGATTGTGCTGATCGACGTGAGCAAAAAGGGTGAGGTGACGCATCGCCTGCGCGGCCATGACGACGACATTCACTCTCTGGCGTGGTCGCCGCTCGTCAACGAGGACACCTTTCCATGGAGAGCGGAGAGCGCTGATG CTTCTAACGGGGTGAGTGCAGGAGAGGAGAAGGTCTGCTACCTGGCGTCAGGAAGCAAAGATCAGACTGTGAGAATCTGGAGCACAGCCACAGGAAAAG GCGTGACAACCATGAAGCTGCCCTTCCTGAAGAGACGAGGCTCTGCCGTCGACCCCACGCTCAAAGAGAGACTCTGGCTCAATGTCCACTGGCCTGAAGGACGACCGAGGCAGCTCGTTTCCAGCTGCTTCAG CGGCGAGCTGGTGATGTGGGACCTGACCCGGACGGGCAAGCAGAAGTGGACCCTGTTCGGCTCGTCGTCCGAGGGGCAGAACCACAGCAGGATCGTCTTCAACACCGCCACCTTCACGCTGCCCGACGGCCGCGAGCTGCTCATCAGCACGTCCTTGGACAGAGAG GTGAAATGCTGGGACCTGGTTGACCTGAACTGCCGCTGGACTCTGCCCACACTGGGCGGCTTCGTGTACAGTCTGGCTGTCTCACCCGTGGCCACCGGCTGCCTGGCGCTGGGCGTAGGAGACAACATGATCCGGGTGTGGAACACGCTGTCCGCCCAGAACCAGTACGACGTCCGCTGCTTCTGGCAGGGCATCAAGTCCAAAGTCACAGCG CTGGCTTGGCATCCTAAACGAGAGGGAACCTTATCGTTTGGAACAGATGACGGAAAAGTGGGAATCTATGAAGTCTTCTCCAACAA GCCACCTCAGATCTCGAGCTCCTACCACAAAAAGACGGTGTACTCTCTGTCCTGGGGACCGCTGCTCCCCCCGATGTCATTTG GCGCATCGGAGGACAAGGCGTCCCACAGTCTGTACAGCTGTGCCGGCGAAGGCGTCATCCTGCAGCACGACCCGAGCAAGCTGAGCGGCGACGCGTGCGACATCGACAAACTCATCCGGCAGACCAACAACATCaag CACAAACTGTCCCCTCACACCGACCTCAGCTGGAAGCCGGACGGCAAAGTGGTGGCTATCGGCAACGAGGACGG GTGCATCGACGTCTACAAGGCTCCGTCGCTGAAACTGCTGTGCAGCGTCCAGCAGCACCACAAAGTCATCAACGTGCTGCGATGGCACCCCGAAGAAAACGCGCCCCCGGAGCTGCACGGCCTGCTGGCCTCGGGCTCCTGCAACGCCATCGTCTACGTGCACGACCTGCGACAGGTCATCG AGAACCCTCCGGAGAGCCCGTTGGTGTTGACGGAGCCCTATCGTCGATTGTGCGGCCACACGGCCAAAATCACCGGACTGGCTTGGAGTCCGCACCACAGCGCCAGACTGGCCAGCGCCTCGTATGACGGAACCGCCCAG GTGTGGGACGTGCAGGAGGAAGCGGCGCTTTCCAACTACCGTGGTCATGTGGGCTACATGCTGAGCGTGGAATGGTCGCCCGTGGACCCGGACGTCATCTGGACGGGAGGGAAGGACTTCAGCATTCAGGAGTGGCGCGTCTCCAAGCAGGAGTTCACAAAGCCACCCAAAG GCAAGAAGATGGTGGACCTGAAGGAGAAGgccaagcagaagaagaagagcaaaaAGGCAACGGAAGCAGCGGCTCCAGAAGTCAATGGCGAGCATGTGACGGAGGTAACCATGGCGACCAACGGACAGGACGCCTCGGATGAAGCTGAGGAGGAGGTCCGCTCTATAAGCAGTCCTCTGCCTCCACCAG CAACGCAAAGGAAAACCGCAATCAAGAGCAACGACAAACAAG AGTGGACTgctgtgaagaagaagaaggctcGCTCCATCCTGCCGCTCAGCACGTCCATGGACCATCGGGCCAAAGAGGATCTACTGCAGGATTGCCTCACCCTGGCCTCCATCACGCACGCCGCCG TGCCCCCCGCAGGTTGCATCGCCGGCGAAGGCGATCACGTCCACCTGGGCCTCTTCTCCGACAGAGCCGCTCTGCAGCGAATGATCTGCGTAGAAG aggaGGCTCACGTGGAGGGCGGCCACATGGAGTCGGCCGTCTACCTCCGTCTGTGGAGCGGCGACCTGGAGGGGGCGCTGCAGCTGGCGGCGGAGAGAGGAGAGCTGAGCGACCAACTGGTGGCCATGGCACCCATGG CGGGCTACACGGTGTGGCACGGCGCCGTGGAGCGCTACGTCAAGCAACTGTGTCTGCAGGAGCAGCACGTGAAGGCGGCCGCTCATTTGCTGTCCATCAACAAAGTGTACGAGGCCGTGCAGCTGCTGCGCTCGTACAAACTCTACAG GGAGGCGATCGCTCTGGCCAAAGCGCGACTGCCGGCTGAAGATCCCGTCTTGAAGGAGCTCTATACCAACTGGGCCGTCACGTTGGAAAAAGACGGACATTTCTCTGCGGCGGCAAAATG TTACATTGCGGCCGGCGCCAGCTTCGACGCCGCCAAGGTGATCGCCCGCAAAAACGACGTGACCTCGCTGAAGACGGCGGCGCGTTTGGCCAGCGTGGCGGGCGAGGTCGCTCTGGCCCAATCGCTGGCGCTGCGCTGCGCCAAGGATTCGGCGGCGGCGCTGGATTGGATGGCCGCGCAGGAGGTCCTCGCTTCCCACCAGGGCCTGCTG GTTCACAGTCTTCACCTCAGCGTGGCCGAGCTGCTGTGCGCCTCCCTCGTGAACGTCCTCCCCGAGACGCGCGGCGTCGGCCACGCTTGGGCGTCGCCAAGTGAGGGCGAGGGCGAGTACGAGGGCGGCATCCTGAAGCGGGCACGCGACATCTGGGCACAACACTTTGGCGTGTCTCAAGTGGACGCGGACGCCGGACGCAGCGACCTCTGTGCTCTGCTTGTGGAGTTCCAGAACGTGGAGTGCCCCGCGCCCACCGCCAGCCTCCCCGTCACGCAG gtGCTGCTGTGTTTATCCCGTCACGTGGCTCGAGCCGTCCTATCCTGGTTACTCGACGACAGCGGCGTGCTGGCCAAGGAGCTGTGGCTGGCAGGAAGGTGGCTCCTGGACGCCTCAACTGACTTTCAAATCTCAGCTGCCCTCTTTCAGATCCTGGCAgctgccttggcggaggtccagTGCAATCTGGGTGAAGAAGCCCAAGCCGCTGCCGAAAGCCTACGGGCGTGGGCTGCCTACTATAGTATGTACGATTTGTGGTGGAGACGCCCGGGTGATGATGTCATTAGCAATGGACTCCATGCCGAAGGATCACCGGAAGAAGAAACCAAAACGATTGGTCAGCTGGAGTTTAATGTGTCCTCGCTTCTGTCCGACGAGCACGGCGCGTGCCAGGCGGAGCGTCGGGCGGTGGAGGAGCTGCGGGAGCGCCTGGCTGCCATGGTGGTGCAACACAGACGCGACATGGCCGACAATGGAGAGCAACCCGAAGCTGGACAACA GCCTGTAGAGGAGACTTTTCTGTCCTTGACCACAAAGATGGCAAAACACCAAACGCAGCTGACCGACATTCCTGAAACCATCAAG TTGTATCCTCGTCCTGATGTGGCGGAGTGTTGCCTGGTTCTCCTCCATCTTGACTCCTCCATCCCCGAGCCCCTGCAGAGGGACGCCAAAGACCTGCTGCGCAAATACGGAACACACCCGATGCTAAGCAAGGCCTCTCAACGATTCTTGAGCTAA
- the gemin5 gene encoding gem-associated protein 5 isoform X2, whose product MHERLLPASPNWYCSRCCDVSSGGLLGFGAKNLIYLIDVSASTCSTQGVLVGHRGLVSGVSFCQDATQSHICASSSGDGAIFFWDTNTRSLLREHAAHQNAISALHWSPLDKNLVVSGDEKGIVECHWYNTGDTASFFPEARSIICLTCSPHSWSTVAVGYKDGMIVLIDVSKKGEVTHRLRGHDDDIHSLAWSPLVNEDTFPWRAESADASNGVSAGEEKVCYLASGSKDQTVRIWSTATGKGVTTMKLPFLKRRGSAVDPTLKERLWLNVHWPEGRPRQLVSSCFSGELVMWDLTRTGKQKWTLFGSSSEGQNHSRIVFNTATFTLPDGRELLISTSLDREVKCWDLVDLNCRWTLPTLGGFVYSLAVSPVATGCLALGVGDNMIRVWNTLSAQNQYDVRCFWQGIKSKVTALAWHPKREGTLSFGTDDGKVGIYEVFSNKPPQISSSYHKKTVYSLSWGPLLPPMSFGASEDKASHSLYSCAGEGVILQHDPSKLSGDACDIDKLIRQTNNIKHKLSPHTDLSWKPDGKVVAIGNEDGCIDVYKAPSLKLLCSVQQHHKVINVLRWHPEENAPPELHGLLASGSCNAIVYVHDLRQVIENPPESPLVLTEPYRRLCGHTAKITGLAWSPHHSARLASASYDGTAQVWDVQEEAALSNYRGHVGYMLSVEWSPVDPDVIWTGGKDFSIQEWRVSKQEFTKPPKGKKMVDLKEKAKQKKKSKKATEAAAPEVNGEHVTEVTMATNGQDASDEAEEEVRSISSPLPPPATQRKTAIKSNDKQEWTAVKKKKARSILPLSTSMDHRAKEDLLQDCLTLASITHAAVPPAGCIAGEGDHVHLGLFSDRAALQRMICVEEEAHVEGGHMESAVYLRLWSGDLEGALQLAAERGELSDQLVAMAPMAGYTVWHGAVERYVKQLCLQEQHVKAAAHLLSINKVYEAVQLLRSYKLYREAIALAKARLPAEDPVLKELYTNWAVTLEKDGHFSAAAKCYIAAGASFDAAKVIARKNDVTSLKTAARLASVAGEVALAQSLALRCAKDSAAALDWMAAQEVLASHQGLLVHSLHLSVAELLCASLVNVLPETRGVGHAWASPSEGEGEYEGGILKRARDIWAQHFGVSQVDADAGRSDLCALLVEFQNVECPAPTASLPVTQVLLCLSRHVARAVLSWLLDDSGVLAKELWLAGRWLLDASTDFQISAALFQILAAALAEVQCNLGEEAQAAAESLRAWAAYYRSPEEETKTIGQLEFNVSSLLSDEHGACQAERRAVEELRERLAAMVVQHRRDMADNGEQPEAGQQPVEETFLSLTTKMAKHQTQLTDIPETIKLYPRPDVAECCLVLLHLDSSIPEPLQRDAKDLLRKYGTHPMLSKASQRFLS is encoded by the exons ATGCACGAACGGCTCCTTCCGGCTTCTCCCAATTGGTACTGCTCCCGATGCTGTGACGTCAGCAGCGGCGGTTTGCTGGGCTTCGGAGCCAAAAACCTCATCTATTTGATTGACGTGTCTGCATCTACCTGTAGTACTCAAG GTGTTCTCGTGGGCCACAGAGGTTTGGTGTCGGGCGTTTCCTTCTGCCAGGATGCGACTCAGAGTCACATCTGTGCCAGTTCCTCCGGCGATGGTGCCATCTTCTTCTGGGACACCAACACTCGATCTCTCTTACGGGAGCATGCAGCTCATCAG AACGCCATCTCAGCCTTGCACTGGTCCCCGCTGGACAAGAACCTGGTGGTGTCGGGCGACGAGAAAGGCATCGTTGAGTGTCACTGGTACAACACGGGAGACACGGCAAGCTTCTTCCCCGAAGCAAGAAGCATCATCTGCCTCACCTGCTCCCCGCACAGCTGGAGCACTGTGGCGGTCGG ATACAAAGATGGCATGATTGTGCTGATCGACGTGAGCAAAAAGGGTGAGGTGACGCATCGCCTGCGCGGCCATGACGACGACATTCACTCTCTGGCGTGGTCGCCGCTCGTCAACGAGGACACCTTTCCATGGAGAGCGGAGAGCGCTGATG CTTCTAACGGGGTGAGTGCAGGAGAGGAGAAGGTCTGCTACCTGGCGTCAGGAAGCAAAGATCAGACTGTGAGAATCTGGAGCACAGCCACAGGAAAAG GCGTGACAACCATGAAGCTGCCCTTCCTGAAGAGACGAGGCTCTGCCGTCGACCCCACGCTCAAAGAGAGACTCTGGCTCAATGTCCACTGGCCTGAAGGACGACCGAGGCAGCTCGTTTCCAGCTGCTTCAG CGGCGAGCTGGTGATGTGGGACCTGACCCGGACGGGCAAGCAGAAGTGGACCCTGTTCGGCTCGTCGTCCGAGGGGCAGAACCACAGCAGGATCGTCTTCAACACCGCCACCTTCACGCTGCCCGACGGCCGCGAGCTGCTCATCAGCACGTCCTTGGACAGAGAG GTGAAATGCTGGGACCTGGTTGACCTGAACTGCCGCTGGACTCTGCCCACACTGGGCGGCTTCGTGTACAGTCTGGCTGTCTCACCCGTGGCCACCGGCTGCCTGGCGCTGGGCGTAGGAGACAACATGATCCGGGTGTGGAACACGCTGTCCGCCCAGAACCAGTACGACGTCCGCTGCTTCTGGCAGGGCATCAAGTCCAAAGTCACAGCG CTGGCTTGGCATCCTAAACGAGAGGGAACCTTATCGTTTGGAACAGATGACGGAAAAGTGGGAATCTATGAAGTCTTCTCCAACAA GCCACCTCAGATCTCGAGCTCCTACCACAAAAAGACGGTGTACTCTCTGTCCTGGGGACCGCTGCTCCCCCCGATGTCATTTG GCGCATCGGAGGACAAGGCGTCCCACAGTCTGTACAGCTGTGCCGGCGAAGGCGTCATCCTGCAGCACGACCCGAGCAAGCTGAGCGGCGACGCGTGCGACATCGACAAACTCATCCGGCAGACCAACAACATCaag CACAAACTGTCCCCTCACACCGACCTCAGCTGGAAGCCGGACGGCAAAGTGGTGGCTATCGGCAACGAGGACGG GTGCATCGACGTCTACAAGGCTCCGTCGCTGAAACTGCTGTGCAGCGTCCAGCAGCACCACAAAGTCATCAACGTGCTGCGATGGCACCCCGAAGAAAACGCGCCCCCGGAGCTGCACGGCCTGCTGGCCTCGGGCTCCTGCAACGCCATCGTCTACGTGCACGACCTGCGACAGGTCATCG AGAACCCTCCGGAGAGCCCGTTGGTGTTGACGGAGCCCTATCGTCGATTGTGCGGCCACACGGCCAAAATCACCGGACTGGCTTGGAGTCCGCACCACAGCGCCAGACTGGCCAGCGCCTCGTATGACGGAACCGCCCAG GTGTGGGACGTGCAGGAGGAAGCGGCGCTTTCCAACTACCGTGGTCATGTGGGCTACATGCTGAGCGTGGAATGGTCGCCCGTGGACCCGGACGTCATCTGGACGGGAGGGAAGGACTTCAGCATTCAGGAGTGGCGCGTCTCCAAGCAGGAGTTCACAAAGCCACCCAAAG GCAAGAAGATGGTGGACCTGAAGGAGAAGgccaagcagaagaagaagagcaaaaAGGCAACGGAAGCAGCGGCTCCAGAAGTCAATGGCGAGCATGTGACGGAGGTAACCATGGCGACCAACGGACAGGACGCCTCGGATGAAGCTGAGGAGGAGGTCCGCTCTATAAGCAGTCCTCTGCCTCCACCAG CAACGCAAAGGAAAACCGCAATCAAGAGCAACGACAAACAAG AGTGGACTgctgtgaagaagaagaaggctcGCTCCATCCTGCCGCTCAGCACGTCCATGGACCATCGGGCCAAAGAGGATCTACTGCAGGATTGCCTCACCCTGGCCTCCATCACGCACGCCGCCG TGCCCCCCGCAGGTTGCATCGCCGGCGAAGGCGATCACGTCCACCTGGGCCTCTTCTCCGACAGAGCCGCTCTGCAGCGAATGATCTGCGTAGAAG aggaGGCTCACGTGGAGGGCGGCCACATGGAGTCGGCCGTCTACCTCCGTCTGTGGAGCGGCGACCTGGAGGGGGCGCTGCAGCTGGCGGCGGAGAGAGGAGAGCTGAGCGACCAACTGGTGGCCATGGCACCCATGG CGGGCTACACGGTGTGGCACGGCGCCGTGGAGCGCTACGTCAAGCAACTGTGTCTGCAGGAGCAGCACGTGAAGGCGGCCGCTCATTTGCTGTCCATCAACAAAGTGTACGAGGCCGTGCAGCTGCTGCGCTCGTACAAACTCTACAG GGAGGCGATCGCTCTGGCCAAAGCGCGACTGCCGGCTGAAGATCCCGTCTTGAAGGAGCTCTATACCAACTGGGCCGTCACGTTGGAAAAAGACGGACATTTCTCTGCGGCGGCAAAATG TTACATTGCGGCCGGCGCCAGCTTCGACGCCGCCAAGGTGATCGCCCGCAAAAACGACGTGACCTCGCTGAAGACGGCGGCGCGTTTGGCCAGCGTGGCGGGCGAGGTCGCTCTGGCCCAATCGCTGGCGCTGCGCTGCGCCAAGGATTCGGCGGCGGCGCTGGATTGGATGGCCGCGCAGGAGGTCCTCGCTTCCCACCAGGGCCTGCTG GTTCACAGTCTTCACCTCAGCGTGGCCGAGCTGCTGTGCGCCTCCCTCGTGAACGTCCTCCCCGAGACGCGCGGCGTCGGCCACGCTTGGGCGTCGCCAAGTGAGGGCGAGGGCGAGTACGAGGGCGGCATCCTGAAGCGGGCACGCGACATCTGGGCACAACACTTTGGCGTGTCTCAAGTGGACGCGGACGCCGGACGCAGCGACCTCTGTGCTCTGCTTGTGGAGTTCCAGAACGTGGAGTGCCCCGCGCCCACCGCCAGCCTCCCCGTCACGCAG gtGCTGCTGTGTTTATCCCGTCACGTGGCTCGAGCCGTCCTATCCTGGTTACTCGACGACAGCGGCGTGCTGGCCAAGGAGCTGTGGCTGGCAGGAAGGTGGCTCCTGGACGCCTCAACTGACTTTCAAATCTCAGCTGCCCTCTTTCAGATCCTGGCAgctgccttggcggaggtccagTGCAATCTGGGTGAAGAAGCCCAAGCCGCTGCCGAAAGCCTACGGGCGTGGGCTGCCTACTATA GATCACCGGAAGAAGAAACCAAAACGATTGGTCAGCTGGAGTTTAATGTGTCCTCGCTTCTGTCCGACGAGCACGGCGCGTGCCAGGCGGAGCGTCGGGCGGTGGAGGAGCTGCGGGAGCGCCTGGCTGCCATGGTGGTGCAACACAGACGCGACATGGCCGACAATGGAGAGCAACCCGAAGCTGGACAACA GCCTGTAGAGGAGACTTTTCTGTCCTTGACCACAAAGATGGCAAAACACCAAACGCAGCTGACCGACATTCCTGAAACCATCAAG TTGTATCCTCGTCCTGATGTGGCGGAGTGTTGCCTGGTTCTCCTCCATCTTGACTCCTCCATCCCCGAGCCCCTGCAGAGGGACGCCAAAGACCTGCTGCGCAAATACGGAACACACCCGATGCTAAGCAAGGCCTCTCAACGATTCTTGAGCTAA